One window from the genome of Gimesia aquarii encodes:
- a CDS encoding class I SAM-dependent methyltransferase: MKDSKTRFSDRVENYTKYRPGYPPQVLELLKTECGLTPDSLIADIGSGTGISTRLFLDHHNTVYGVEPNAEMRAAAEAFLKDYPQFHSIDATAEQTHLPADIIDFIIAGQAFHWFQHDRTKQEFQRILKPQGWVVLIWNERLVDTTPFLIAYEKMLLEFATDYQQINHTNITLAELEQFFDPHPIEHRTFPNHQIFDFPALKGRLLSSSYCPNLGEAGYEEIMKRLQEIFEENQTEGKIMFEYKTTLYFGHVK; the protein is encoded by the coding sequence ATGAAAGACTCAAAAACCCGCTTTTCTGACCGTGTTGAAAATTACACCAAATATCGACCTGGATATCCCCCACAGGTACTGGAGCTGTTAAAAACAGAATGTGGACTCACTCCAGATTCGCTGATTGCAGACATCGGATCAGGTACCGGAATTTCAACCAGGCTTTTTCTCGACCATCACAATACCGTCTATGGCGTGGAACCAAATGCAGAAATGCGAGCGGCGGCAGAAGCATTTTTAAAAGACTATCCTCAATTTCACAGCATCGACGCAACTGCAGAACAAACTCATTTGCCAGCTGACATTATTGATTTCATCATCGCAGGCCAGGCGTTTCATTGGTTCCAACATGATCGAACAAAACAGGAATTTCAACGAATTCTCAAACCCCAGGGTTGGGTCGTATTAATCTGGAACGAAAGGCTTGTTGACACAACTCCCTTTCTGATCGCATACGAAAAGATGCTTCTTGAATTTGCTACTGATTATCAGCAAATCAACCACACAAACATAACCCTGGCTGAACTTGAACAGTTCTTTGATCCACATCCGATTGAACATCGGACATTTCCCAATCACCAAATCTTCGATTTCCCTGCTCTCAAAGGACGTCTGCTCTCTTCTTCCTATTGCCCGAATCTCGGAGAAGCGGGTTATGAAGAGATTATGAAACGCCTGCAGGAAATTTTTGAGGAAAATCAAACCGAAGGAAAAATCATGTTCGAATACAAAACAACTTTGTATTTCGGCCATGTTAAATAA
- a CDS encoding alpha/beta hydrolase has translation MDLIYTGKVTGALSQQLVETYADSLKDPIAAEKTDEFTSWKILYATNRLPETNSEGMTRYANEYGTELAYGTGHVQISRTNKSDLKTKVIQTLWQGAPAPEGQVEIASLTPANEAPFFENLNTLIERSPQKDVFLFVHGFNVNFSSSITRAAQIANDLPFNGAIICYSWPSQGGVEKYLLDGEVANASVEPMAHFLESLVNSVPPGTKINLMVHSMGNRVVMRALNRLPEHFTKIKPFQNVILAAPDVGVSEFKELAPTIIAQSNRVTLYSGSGDVALVASKAVNQERRAGDSREPLVMDGIETIDVSAVDTSFMSHSYYGSNRAVLSDLFSLIKQDTSASNRKWLISKSYLGMNYWTFDKEPPEIKKVRSTSL, from the coding sequence ATGGATTTGATCTATACCGGAAAAGTAACGGGGGCTTTGTCCCAACAACTGGTAGAAACCTATGCTGATTCTCTCAAAGATCCAATCGCCGCGGAAAAAACAGATGAATTTACGAGCTGGAAAATCCTGTATGCTACAAATCGGTTACCCGAAACAAATTCAGAAGGCATGACACGTTACGCAAATGAATACGGGACTGAGTTGGCATACGGTACAGGCCATGTGCAAATATCTCGAACGAATAAGAGTGACCTGAAAACCAAAGTCATTCAAACATTATGGCAGGGAGCACCTGCTCCGGAAGGGCAAGTCGAAATCGCTTCATTAACTCCCGCAAATGAAGCGCCTTTTTTTGAAAATTTAAACACGCTGATAGAACGTTCGCCCCAAAAAGATGTCTTCCTGTTCGTCCACGGATTTAACGTCAACTTTTCAAGTTCTATCACGCGTGCCGCTCAAATTGCCAATGATCTCCCCTTCAATGGCGCTATTATCTGTTACAGTTGGCCTTCACAGGGAGGGGTAGAAAAATATCTACTCGACGGAGAGGTCGCCAACGCAAGCGTTGAACCGATGGCTCATTTTTTGGAATCATTAGTGAATTCGGTACCACCGGGAACAAAAATCAATCTCATGGTGCACAGTATGGGAAACCGTGTTGTGATGCGCGCCTTGAACCGTTTACCAGAACACTTCACAAAAATAAAACCATTTCAAAATGTAATCTTAGCCGCGCCTGACGTCGGTGTTTCTGAATTCAAAGAACTGGCCCCTACCATTATCGCGCAATCAAACCGTGTCACACTCTATTCAGGCTCCGGGGATGTCGCGCTGGTAGCGTCCAAAGCAGTCAACCAGGAGCGGAGGGCAGGAGATTCCCGTGAGCCGCTCGTTATGGATGGCATCGAAACGATTGATGTCTCTGCAGTTGATACCAGCTTTATGAGTCACTCCTATTACGGCAGTAACCGCGCTGTATTAAGCGACCTCTTCTCACTGATCAAACAAGATACTTCGGCCTCAAATCGAAAATGGCTCATTTCTAAAAGCTATCTTGGTATGAACTACTGGACCTTTGATAAAGAACCACCTGAAATCAAAAAAGTCCGCTCAACCAGCCTTTGA
- a CDS encoding CPBP family intramembrane glutamic endopeptidase, producing the protein MRYWFLLLRAKSVTALFQLNPDRCQLEISLPVMLALLWISFQFINSITREWSQWQTTSIKPNVISLETVIASCMITFFFGVVILCTLAVSHHHSLQKLGFRANDKRGQLRDGSIGFLLLLIPVMSLLLVTHSFRTEETMHPFLLLLKEHPEFSTIAWISISAVVVAPLFEELIYRIILQSWLENFLHPIVAISISSMVFSFVHGFPDCIPLFPLAFILGTLFYYRRSYASIVMTHALFNGINLAFALANQQSPS; encoded by the coding sequence ATGCGCTACTGGTTTCTGCTCTTGAGAGCAAAGAGTGTGACGGCCCTTTTTCAGTTAAACCCAGATCGTTGCCAACTGGAAATCTCATTGCCGGTTATGCTTGCACTTCTCTGGATTTCCTTTCAGTTTATCAATTCGATCACCAGAGAATGGAGTCAATGGCAGACAACAAGCATTAAACCGAACGTCATTTCTCTGGAAACGGTCATTGCATCCTGCATGATCACGTTTTTCTTTGGGGTGGTAATCTTATGCACTCTGGCAGTATCCCACCATCACTCCCTGCAAAAATTAGGATTTCGTGCGAATGATAAAAGGGGCCAGCTTCGCGATGGATCAATCGGGTTTCTACTATTATTGATACCCGTCATGTCACTTCTCCTGGTGACCCATTCATTTCGAACGGAAGAGACAATGCATCCCTTCTTACTCCTGCTGAAAGAACACCCGGAATTTTCAACCATCGCATGGATTTCTATCTCCGCCGTTGTCGTAGCGCCTTTATTTGAGGAATTGATCTATCGCATCATCCTTCAAAGCTGGCTTGAAAATTTTCTACATCCAATCGTTGCCATCTCAATCAGTTCAATGGTCTTCAGTTTTGTACATGGCTTCCCTGATTGCATACCCTTATTTCCATTAGCTTTCATACTGGGAACACTTTTTTATTACCGTCGGAGCTATGCTTCCATTGTTATGACGCATGCTCTATTTAATGGAATCAATCTTGCGTTTGCTTTGGCAAATCAGCAAAGTCCCAGCTAA
- the trpC gene encoding indole-3-glycerol phosphate synthase TrpC — MDNILEEIIATKQIEVSQAKARLPFEQLAEQLTDAPSIRDFVNSLKIHAPVGMIAEVKKASPSAGLIRKDFHPVDIARTYEASGAACISVLTDEHYFQGHLDYLKAVRRAVSIPVLRKEFIIDRYQILEARVAGADSVLLIAECLDDSQLEDLYAYAMELGMSALVEIYDPQNLERVLKLSPPMLGINNRNLKTFVTTLDHSIQFSSEIPQNCLLISESGIQNRQDVLRLQNSGVGGILVGETLMRAPDIGEKVSELLGTNV; from the coding sequence GTGGATAATATTCTCGAAGAAATTATTGCCACAAAACAGATAGAAGTCAGTCAGGCAAAAGCGAGACTGCCTTTCGAGCAATTGGCAGAGCAATTGACAGATGCGCCCTCCATACGGGATTTTGTGAACTCATTGAAAATACATGCTCCTGTGGGAATGATTGCGGAAGTAAAAAAGGCTTCCCCTTCAGCAGGTTTGATTCGCAAAGATTTTCATCCAGTGGACATAGCCCGGACCTATGAGGCATCGGGAGCTGCCTGTATCAGTGTGCTAACAGACGAACATTATTTTCAAGGCCATCTTGATTACTTGAAAGCAGTGCGCAGGGCTGTTTCGATTCCGGTGTTAAGAAAAGAATTTATCATTGATCGTTATCAGATTCTGGAAGCCCGGGTTGCAGGTGCTGACTCTGTTCTCCTGATTGCTGAATGTCTAGATGACAGCCAGTTGGAAGATTTGTATGCTTACGCGATGGAACTGGGGATGTCAGCTTTGGTGGAAATTTATGATCCACAGAATTTGGAACGAGTATTGAAATTGTCTCCTCCGATGTTGGGCATTAATAATCGTAATTTAAAGACGTTCGTCACAACGCTCGACCACTCGATTCAATTTAGTTCTGAAATCCCTCAAAATTGTTTACTTATTAGTGAAAGCGGAATCCAAAACCGGCAGGATGTTCTTCGCCTGCAAAATTCAGGAGTAGGAGGTATCCTGGTCGGAGAAACTCTCATGCGCGCTCCTGATATCGGAGAAAAAGTGAGCGAACTGCTCGGCACCAATGTCTAA
- a CDS encoding phosphoesterase yields the protein MSNTEQQVEHVMVVPTLLFHEVGYFQGFNGQVDSYLKTLFDPTYISFRPRDTVEEDPSFKQLIPYCIFRHEGEIFYYTRGSKGGEQRLHAKRSIGIGGHISSEDDAKAGSTYREGMEREIDEEVVMETGYTEQCVGLINDDETEVGKVHLGIVHIFDLELPKVLPREESIIKTGFDSPEKLLQELDQFETWSQICLKGLFEPS from the coding sequence ATGTCAAATACGGAACAACAAGTGGAGCACGTAATGGTCGTTCCCACACTTCTCTTCCATGAAGTTGGTTATTTTCAAGGGTTTAATGGTCAGGTGGATTCTTATCTCAAAACCTTATTCGATCCTACTTACATCAGTTTCAGACCTCGCGATACAGTTGAAGAAGACCCCAGTTTCAAACAGTTAATTCCGTACTGTATTTTTCGGCATGAAGGAGAGATCTTTTATTATACGCGTGGTTCCAAAGGAGGCGAACAACGGTTGCATGCTAAGCGTTCAATAGGAATTGGCGGGCATATTTCTTCAGAAGACGATGCGAAAGCGGGATCTACTTACCGAGAGGGGATGGAACGTGAGATTGATGAAGAAGTCGTAATGGAAACTGGATATACAGAACAGTGTGTAGGCCTGATTAATGACGATGAAACGGAGGTCGGAAAGGTCCACTTGGGAATAGTTCACATATTTGACCTAGAGTTGCCCAAAGTTCTACCCCGTGAAGAGTCGATTATAAAGACAGGGTTTGACTCACCGGAAAAATTGTTACAAGAGTTAGATCAGTTCGAAACATGGTCTCAGATCTGCCTCAAGGGGTTATTTGAGCCATCTTAA
- a CDS encoding type III secretion system chaperone, whose product MKITFRGWIVIGCFMAVLSVMAILGAGVQAQQPASKKTAMTTSQKNPGQISEAQLGNLLKAMGLNTTKKKKRYDFQFKANQNKEEWELSMSAVLSENGEWVWVMAWLDPLPRSAADVPRTAMLRLLSDNDRMGNGKFFAYIASNRRFVLQRVIPNQNMTTKRFHGILSDLGSSVVQYYPHWSTDNWKRSSAPQSQGTAQKSVVRPTQTASGASNFTPKKQN is encoded by the coding sequence ATGAAAATCACGTTTCGTGGATGGATCGTCATTGGCTGTTTTATGGCTGTGTTATCAGTGATGGCAATCCTGGGAGCCGGAGTGCAAGCTCAGCAACCAGCATCAAAAAAAACAGCGATGACAACCAGCCAGAAAAACCCAGGACAAATCTCTGAAGCGCAGCTGGGAAATCTACTGAAAGCGATGGGTTTAAACACAACCAAGAAGAAAAAACGTTACGACTTTCAGTTCAAAGCAAATCAGAATAAGGAAGAGTGGGAACTCTCGATGTCTGCTGTTCTCAGTGAGAATGGCGAATGGGTTTGGGTGATGGCTTGGCTGGACCCACTTCCCAGAAGTGCAGCTGATGTGCCTCGTACGGCAATGCTGCGGTTGTTGTCTGATAATGACCGCATGGGGAATGGCAAATTTTTCGCTTACATTGCCAGCAATCGACGATTTGTTTTGCAGCGAGTGATTCCCAATCAGAATATGACAACGAAAAGATTCCATGGTATTCTGAGTGATTTGGGGAGCAGTGTAGTTCAGTATTACCCACACTGGTCAACCGATAACTGGAAACGTTCTTCTGCTCCACAGTCTCAAGGCACTGCTCAGAAGTCTGTGGTTCGTCCGACTCAGACGGCATCGGGGGCTTCTAATTTTACTCCAAAGAAGCAGAATTAA
- a CDS encoding zinc-dependent alcohol dehydrogenase family protein yields the protein MRAIRFEQFGEPAEVLKVCEVEEPIAQEGEVLVRMLASPLNPSDLLNIRGGYSTRPDLPATPGFEGVGIVEASGGGLRGTLLKGRRVVVLNRKTGNWADKIVISNQFVIPVSSKLSLEESATFFVNPATAYILVKQILRMPKNQWLLQTAAASAVGKMVIRLGNYYGFQTLNVVRRHGQAEQLKKLGAKHVIVYNSEHDNERILIDQIRKTLGSSEIHFAIDPIGGPTASSIVKVLGERSKFVLYGSLGNAPLEFLSRELIRNGGSIEGFWLARQMELISLPAKIKLVANLTTLIRKGVLSTEIGNIFPLEQISLAVEEAEKTGKSGKVLLSMQQKT from the coding sequence ATGCGAGCGATTCGCTTTGAACAATTTGGTGAACCAGCTGAAGTTCTTAAAGTTTGTGAGGTTGAAGAACCAATTGCTCAGGAAGGAGAGGTCCTGGTTCGAATGTTGGCGAGTCCTTTGAATCCCTCTGATTTATTAAATATCAGAGGTGGTTACTCAACTCGACCTGACTTGCCTGCTACTCCAGGATTTGAAGGTGTTGGAATTGTAGAGGCGAGTGGGGGTGGCTTGCGCGGGACCCTTTTGAAAGGGCGGCGGGTGGTTGTGTTAAATCGAAAAACTGGTAACTGGGCTGATAAAATTGTGATATCTAATCAGTTCGTTATTCCTGTTTCTTCAAAATTATCATTGGAAGAATCCGCCACTTTCTTTGTTAATCCAGCAACGGCTTATATTTTAGTGAAGCAAATTCTTCGTATGCCGAAAAATCAATGGTTACTTCAAACGGCGGCAGCATCCGCAGTTGGCAAGATGGTCATTCGACTGGGAAATTATTATGGCTTCCAGACACTCAATGTGGTCAGGCGTCATGGACAGGCTGAGCAGTTGAAAAAGCTGGGAGCCAAACATGTGATTGTTTACAATTCAGAACATGACAACGAGCGTATATTAATAGATCAAATTCGTAAAACTCTGGGGAGCAGTGAAATTCACTTTGCCATCGATCCTATTGGAGGTCCGACGGCTTCATCTATTGTCAAGGTGCTCGGAGAGCGGTCGAAATTCGTTCTTTATGGTTCTTTGGGAAATGCACCTTTAGAATTTCTGTCACGGGAATTAATTAGAAATGGCGGGAGCATTGAAGGATTCTGGTTGGCCCGTCAGATGGAATTAATATCTTTACCAGCAAAAATAAAACTAGTTGCCAATCTGACCACACTGATTCGTAAAGGAGTGTTGTCTACAGAAATTGGAAATATATTCCCTCTTGAGCAAATCAGTCTGGCAGTTGAGGAAGCCGAGAAGACGGGAAAATCTGGAAAGGTATTACTTTCTATGCAACAGAAGACCTGA
- a CDS encoding proton-conducting transporter transmembrane domain-containing protein — translation MFNNLFFLAISFELSLYLITLFALSRIQVESREETVLLRFKSSLPMSAILFSGVILLSASIGSTNLSVIHESLQRMGQESDLSLNLSAPALGIFLIMTGAAFRMGTVPTNFCVRFIQKEMPYWVSILSALAFICLGLIFLVLFVNKITVISFVDAEQILSLLALIVLTTTAGLLLIEKELKAILVLFMMQFTGVFLAQLSSTCWKWRHDSSEFEASSILDAIKEFFPELLLSYLAILGLACLLDSLSDRQSEVNYPNQIQGLIGDQRFLGSAAIFLLAILIGFPGLSVFRMRWQTLISLFEIHQESPVGMIPTVHLGYLGLGTVIVISSMIVSFVCAKLMIQICFVKPLARYRQIAHKGMALICFCSVISLLILNLRMIVKF, via the coding sequence ATGTTCAATAATCTTTTTTTTCTGGCCATCAGCTTTGAACTGAGTTTGTATCTTATTACGCTGTTTGCACTCAGTCGTATTCAAGTAGAGTCTCGAGAAGAAACAGTATTGCTACGTTTCAAATCTTCATTGCCTATGTCAGCAATTTTGTTCTCTGGCGTTATCTTGTTATCTGCCTCTATCGGATCAACTAACTTAAGTGTGATTCATGAATCACTGCAAAGAATGGGCCAGGAAAGTGATTTGTCATTGAATCTCTCCGCTCCGGCGCTAGGAATTTTTCTAATTATGACTGGTGCCGCTTTTCGAATGGGAACTGTTCCGACCAATTTTTGTGTGAGATTTATCCAAAAGGAGATGCCGTATTGGGTTTCAATTTTATCTGCTCTTGCTTTTATCTGTTTGGGGCTGATATTTTTAGTTCTGTTTGTCAATAAAATCACTGTAATTTCTTTCGTAGATGCAGAACAGATTCTGTCTTTACTTGCTTTAATTGTGCTTACTACAACAGCGGGGCTTTTGTTAATTGAGAAAGAACTGAAGGCCATTTTGGTTTTATTCATGATGCAATTCACTGGTGTTTTCCTTGCACAACTTTCATCAACTTGTTGGAAGTGGCGCCATGATTCAAGTGAATTCGAAGCGAGTTCTATTCTTGATGCTATAAAAGAGTTTTTTCCTGAATTGCTATTATCTTATCTGGCAATTTTGGGGCTGGCCTGCTTGCTGGATAGTTTGAGTGATCGTCAATCAGAAGTTAATTATCCGAATCAGATACAAGGCCTGATTGGTGATCAACGTTTTTTGGGAAGTGCAGCGATTTTTTTGTTAGCGATACTGATAGGATTTCCAGGTTTGTCTGTGTTTCGAATGCGATGGCAGACTTTAATTTCACTGTTTGAAATTCACCAGGAATCACCGGTGGGAATGATACCAACAGTGCATTTAGGATATCTGGGGCTAGGGACGGTGATCGTCATTTCATCAATGATAGTAAGTTTTGTCTGTGCTAAATTGATGATACAGATTTGCTTTGTAAAACCTTTGGCCCGCTACCGTCAAATTGCGCATAAAGGTATGGCATTGATATGTTTTTGTAGCGTGATCAGTCTGTTGATTTTGAATCTGAGGATGATCGTTAAGTTTTAA
- a CDS encoding sugar kinase → MRVVTFGEVMLRLAPQNSLRVRQSIPGTLESTFGGGELNVAVSIALQGGNSAFVTASPDNLITDSLVQEMGKIGVDCNLIHRSKTGRFGIYFVETGANQRGGTVTYDREFSSIALASPETFDWDQIFEGATWFHITGITPAISESAARLSLKALEAARQRNVMVSCDLNFRKKLWNWKANTKPQELARETMHSLVQYVDFIIANEEDADLSLGIRAPESDVESGELSIKGYISVAKQITEKYPNVKQVAITLRESISASHNNWGAMLYNQSQQQAYFAPCDAHGQYTSYQIHNIIDRVGAGDSFAGALIFALNTPELSSAETAIRYAVAASCLKHSIQGDFNYSTRAEIEALMNGSGSGRVQR, encoded by the coding sequence GTGAGAGTCGTTACTTTTGGTGAAGTCATGTTGAGACTGGCCCCTCAAAATTCTTTGCGAGTCAGGCAATCAATACCCGGTACTTTAGAATCTACATTCGGTGGTGGTGAACTCAATGTCGCTGTTTCTATTGCTCTTCAAGGAGGAAACTCAGCCTTTGTTACTGCTTCTCCTGATAACCTAATAACAGATTCGCTCGTTCAGGAAATGGGGAAAATAGGAGTAGACTGCAATCTGATCCACCGGAGTAAAACAGGTCGATTTGGTATTTACTTTGTCGAAACGGGGGCCAATCAGCGGGGAGGTACGGTAACTTATGATCGCGAGTTTAGTTCGATTGCTTTGGCCTCTCCTGAGACGTTTGACTGGGATCAAATATTCGAGGGAGCAACCTGGTTTCATATCACAGGGATTACCCCCGCAATTAGTGAATCTGCGGCACGCTTATCTCTGAAGGCTTTAGAGGCGGCTCGTCAGCGCAATGTGATGGTCTCTTGCGATTTAAATTTCCGAAAGAAACTCTGGAACTGGAAAGCAAATACCAAACCACAAGAGTTAGCGAGAGAGACGATGCATTCTCTGGTTCAATATGTCGATTTCATTATCGCCAATGAAGAAGATGCAGATTTGTCACTGGGCATCAGGGCGCCTGAGTCAGATGTCGAATCGGGAGAATTAAGTATTAAAGGTTATATTTCGGTTGCAAAACAAATCACCGAAAAATATCCCAATGTAAAACAGGTTGCAATCACATTGCGTGAAAGCATTTCAGCCAGTCATAATAACTGGGGAGCGATGTTATATAATCAGTCACAGCAGCAAGCTTACTTTGCTCCATGTGATGCACATGGGCAATATACCAGTTATCAAATTCATAACATCATCGATCGGGTTGGTGCCGGTGATTCCTTTGCAGGCGCTTTGATTTTTGCTCTGAATACACCAGAGCTTTCTTCTGCAGAGACTGCAATCCGTTATGCTGTTGCCGCCAGTTGCCTGAAGCATAGTATTCAGGGAGATTTTAACTATTCAACTCGTGCAGAAATTGAAGCACTGATGAATGGTAGTGGATCAGGCCGTGTTCAAAGATAG